The following proteins are co-located in the Bubalus bubalis isolate 160015118507 breed Murrah chromosome 21, NDDB_SH_1, whole genome shotgun sequence genome:
- the GPR62 gene encoding G-protein coupled receptor 62 isoform X1: MAARASEPAPGQPVSTERSLSARMANATGLSAPEVAASMGLILAALVEAAALLGNGALLVVVLRTPGLRDALYLVHLCVVDLLAAASIMPLGLLAAPPPGLGRVRLGPAPCRAARFLSAALLPACTLGVAALGLARYRLIVHPLRPGARPPPTLVLTAVWAAAGLLGALSLLGPPPAPPPAPARCSVLAGGLGPFRPLWALLAFALPALLLLGAYGSIFLVARRAALRPPRPARGSRPRSDSLDSRLSILPPLRPRPPWGKAALAPALAVGQFAACWLPYGCACLAPAAQAAAAEAAVTWIAYSAFAAHPFLYGLLQRPVRRTLGRLARRALPRSPRACTSRAWHPRALLQHLQRPPEGPALGPSEAPDQGRDLTERESLSMSEAT; the protein is encoded by the exons AG CACAGAGCGAAGCCTAAGCGCTCGGATGGCCAACGCCACAGGTCTGAGCGCCCCAGAAGTCGCAGCCTCGATGGGGTTGATCCTGGCGGCTCTTGTGGAGGCTGCGGCACTGCTAGGCAACGGCGcgctgctggtggtggtgttgCGCACGCCGGGACTGCGCGACGCTCTCTACCTCGTGCACCTGTGCGTCGTGGACCTGCTGGCGGCCGCCTCCATCATGCCGCTGGGCCTGCTGGCCGCTCCGCCGCCGGGGCTGGGCCGCGTGCGCCTGGGCCCCGCACCCTGCCGCGCGGCGCGCTTCCTCTCGGCGGCGCTGCTGCCCGCCTGCACGCTCGGCGTGGCAGCGCTCGGCCTGGCGCGCTACCGCCTCATAGTTCATCCGCTGCGGCCCGGCGCGCGACCTCCGCCCACCCTAGTGCTCACGGCCGTGTGGGCAGCCGCAGGGCTGCTGGGCGCGCTCTCCTTGCTCGGGCCGCCGCCCGCACCGCCCCCGGCCCCGGCTCGCTGCTCGGTCCTGGCGGGAGGCCTCGGGCCCTTCCGGCCGCTCTGGGCGCTGCTGGCCTTCGCGCTACCCGCCCTCCTGCTGCTCGGCGCCTACGGCAGCATCTTCCTCGTGGCGCGCCGGGCCGCCCTGCGGCCCCCACGACCCGCACGCGGGTCCCGGCCGCGCTCCGACTCTCTGGACAGTCGCCTCTCCATCTTGCCGCCCCTCCGGCCTCGCCCGCCGTGGGGCAAAGCAGCCCTGGCTCCGGCGCTGGCCGTGGGCCAGTTCGCAGCCTGCTGGCTGCCTTACGGCTGTGCGTGCTTGGCGCCTGCTGCCCAGGCCGCAGCGGCCGAGGCGGCCGTCACCTGGATAGCCTACTCGGCCTTCGCGGCTCACCCCTTCCTGTACGGCCTGCTGCAGCGCCCTGTACGCCGGACGCTGGGCCGCCTTGCCCGCCGAGCGCTGCCGCGGTCCCCCCGAGCCTGCACTTCGCGGGCCTGGCACCCGCGGGCCCTCCTGCAGCACCTCCAGAGACCTCCAGAGGGCCCTGCCCTTGGCCCTTCTGAGGCACCTGATCAAGGCCGGGATTTGACAGAAAGGGAAAGCCTGAGCATGTCAGAGGCCACGTGA
- the PCBP4 gene encoding poly(rC)-binding protein 4 isoform X5 encodes MSGSDAGLEEEPELSITLTLRMLMHGKEVGSIIGKKGETVKRIREQSSARITISEGSCPERITTITGSTAAVFHAVSMIAFKLDEDLCAAPANGGNVSRPPVTLRLVIPASQCGSLIGKAGTKIKEIRETTGAQVQVAGDLLPNSTERAVTVSGVPDAIILCVRQICAVILESPPKGATIPYHPSLSLGTVLLSTNQGFSVQGQYGAVTPAEVTKLQQLSGHAVPFASPSMVPGLDPSTQTSSQEFLVPNDLIGCVIGRQGSKISEIRQMSGAHIKIGNQAEGAGERHVTITGSPVSIALAQYLITACLETAKSTSGGTPGSAPTDLPAPFSPPLTALPTAPPGLLGTPYAISLSNFIGLKPVPFLALPPASPGPPPGLAAYTAKMAAANGSKKAERQKFSPY; translated from the exons ATGAGCGGCTCAGAtgcggggctggaggaggagccagAGCTCAGCATCACCCTCACACTGCGGATGCTGATGCACGGGAAG GAGGTGGGCAGCATAATTGGGAAG AAAGGAGAGACTGTAAAGCGAATCCGGGAACAG AGCAGTGCCCGGATCACCATCTCTGAGGGCTCCTGCCCTGAGCgcatcaccaccatcactggATCTACAGCAGCCGTCTTCCACGCGGTCTCCATGATCGCTTTCAAGCTGGATGAG GACCTCTGCGCTGCCCCTGCAAATGGAGGGAATGTCTCCAGGCCTCCAGTGACCCTGCGCCTTGTCATCCCTGCAAGCCAGTGTGGCTCGCTGATTGGGAAGGCGGGCACCAAGATCAAGGAGATCAgagag ACTACAGGTGCCCAGGTGCAGGTGGCAGGGGACCTGCTCCCCAACTCCACAGAGCGTGCCGTCACCGTGTCCGGGGTGCCTGATGCCATCATCCTGTGTGTGCGCCAGATCTGTGCTGTCATCCTGGAG TCCCCACCCAAAGGAGCCACTATCCCATACCATCCAAGCCTCTCCTTAGGTACTGTGCTTCTCTCCACCAACCAG GGGTTCTCTGTCCAGGGTCAGTATGGCGCTGTGACTCCAGCTGAG GTCACCAAGCTCCAGCAGCTCTCGGGCCACGCAGTCCCCTTCGCCTCACCCAGCATGGTGCCAG GACTGGATCCTAGCACACAGACCAGCTCACAGGAGTTCTTGGTTCCCAACGAT ctgaTTGGCTGCGTGATCGGGCGCCAGGGCAGCAAGATCAGTGAGATCCGGCAGATGTCAGGGGCACATATCAAGATCGGGAACCAAGCCGAGGGCGCTGGTGAGCGGCACGTGACCATCACTGGTTCACCTGTCTCCATCGCCCTGGCCCAATACCTCATCACTGCCTG TCTAGAAACGGCCAAGTCTACCTCTGGGGGGACACCCGGCTCGGCCCCCACAGACCTGCCTGCCCCTTTCTCGCCACCCCTGACGGCCCTGCCCACCGCTCCCCCAGGCCTGCTGGGCACGCCCTATGCCATCTCCCTCTCCAACTTCATCGGCCTCAAGCCCGTACCCTTCTTGGCTCTAccacctgcctccccagggcCACCGCCGGGCTTGGCGGCCTACACTGCCAAGATGGCAGCGGCCAATGGGAgcaagaaagctgagcggcaGAAATTCTCCCCCTACTGA
- the GPR62 gene encoding G-protein coupled receptor 62 isoform X2, with amino-acid sequence MANATGLSAPEVAASMGLILAALVEAAALLGNGALLVVVLRTPGLRDALYLVHLCVVDLLAAASIMPLGLLAAPPPGLGRVRLGPAPCRAARFLSAALLPACTLGVAALGLARYRLIVHPLRPGARPPPTLVLTAVWAAAGLLGALSLLGPPPAPPPAPARCSVLAGGLGPFRPLWALLAFALPALLLLGAYGSIFLVARRAALRPPRPARGSRPRSDSLDSRLSILPPLRPRPPWGKAALAPALAVGQFAACWLPYGCACLAPAAQAAAAEAAVTWIAYSAFAAHPFLYGLLQRPVRRTLGRLARRALPRSPRACTSRAWHPRALLQHLQRPPEGPALGPSEAPDQGRDLTERESLSMSEAT; translated from the coding sequence ATGGCCAACGCCACAGGTCTGAGCGCCCCAGAAGTCGCAGCCTCGATGGGGTTGATCCTGGCGGCTCTTGTGGAGGCTGCGGCACTGCTAGGCAACGGCGcgctgctggtggtggtgttgCGCACGCCGGGACTGCGCGACGCTCTCTACCTCGTGCACCTGTGCGTCGTGGACCTGCTGGCGGCCGCCTCCATCATGCCGCTGGGCCTGCTGGCCGCTCCGCCGCCGGGGCTGGGCCGCGTGCGCCTGGGCCCCGCACCCTGCCGCGCGGCGCGCTTCCTCTCGGCGGCGCTGCTGCCCGCCTGCACGCTCGGCGTGGCAGCGCTCGGCCTGGCGCGCTACCGCCTCATAGTTCATCCGCTGCGGCCCGGCGCGCGACCTCCGCCCACCCTAGTGCTCACGGCCGTGTGGGCAGCCGCAGGGCTGCTGGGCGCGCTCTCCTTGCTCGGGCCGCCGCCCGCACCGCCCCCGGCCCCGGCTCGCTGCTCGGTCCTGGCGGGAGGCCTCGGGCCCTTCCGGCCGCTCTGGGCGCTGCTGGCCTTCGCGCTACCCGCCCTCCTGCTGCTCGGCGCCTACGGCAGCATCTTCCTCGTGGCGCGCCGGGCCGCCCTGCGGCCCCCACGACCCGCACGCGGGTCCCGGCCGCGCTCCGACTCTCTGGACAGTCGCCTCTCCATCTTGCCGCCCCTCCGGCCTCGCCCGCCGTGGGGCAAAGCAGCCCTGGCTCCGGCGCTGGCCGTGGGCCAGTTCGCAGCCTGCTGGCTGCCTTACGGCTGTGCGTGCTTGGCGCCTGCTGCCCAGGCCGCAGCGGCCGAGGCGGCCGTCACCTGGATAGCCTACTCGGCCTTCGCGGCTCACCCCTTCCTGTACGGCCTGCTGCAGCGCCCTGTACGCCGGACGCTGGGCCGCCTTGCCCGCCGAGCGCTGCCGCGGTCCCCCCGAGCCTGCACTTCGCGGGCCTGGCACCCGCGGGCCCTCCTGCAGCACCTCCAGAGACCTCCAGAGGGCCCTGCCCTTGGCCCTTCTGAGGCACCTGATCAAGGCCGGGATTTGACAGAAAGGGAAAGCCTGAGCATGTCAGAGGCCACGTGA